The genomic stretch AACTCGATGGGGTCTTCGATGGTTAATATGTGTCCCATTTCTTCACTATTAATCAGATCAATGATTGCAGCAAGGGTTGTTGATTTTCCACTACCTGTAGGACCTGTGACAAGGACAAGCCCCTTTTCCAGGCCTGCTATATCCCTGAAGACCTTCGGCAGGTTCAACTCTTCAAAGCTAGGTATCTTGGTGGGAATTGTCCTGAAGACAGCAGCGTCACCCCTTTGCTGTTTAAAACAATTTACCCTGAATCGGGCAATATCACCCAGGGCAAAGGAAAAGTCCAGTTCGAGAAATTCTTCAAAGATTTTTCTCTGCTGATCATTTAAAATCTCATATATCATATTGTGCACATCATCCTTTTCAAGCGGCGGAACCTCAATTTTCCTCATTTCTCCATGTATTCTTACCATGGGAACCTCTCCGGCGCTGATATGAAGGTCAGATCCTTTGTTATCAACCATAAAAATAAGTAATTCCGATATATCCATAAAACCCTCCTTTTATAATGATTCCAGCTCTTTGAATGTTGGTAAATCTTCGATACCCTTGAGTCCGTATACTTCTAAAAATTTACCCGTTGTCCTGAATGTGATGGCTTTTCCAATCTCTTCATCCCTGCCTGCAATCTCGATTAATCTTTTACTGAGTAAATGTTTGATAACACGGGTAGAATCAACACCTCTTATGGCATCCACTTCCCTCTTTGTTACCGGCTGTTTGTAGGCAATCGCTGCAAGGGCCTCAAGCACTGATTTCGTTAACTCCACATCCT from Pseudomonadota bacterium encodes the following:
- the scpB gene encoding SMC-Scp complex subunit ScpB; translation: MELKRIIEAILFVSPKPVTTKGLFKKLEGCSLKDVEDALNELTKEYNYSERALEIVQVSGGFQMRTRVDYKEWIKRFVKEKDVELTKSVLEALAAIAYKQPVTKREVDAIRGVDSTRVIKHLLSKRLIEIAGRDEEIGKAITFRTTGKFLEVYGLKGIEDLPTFKELESL